Genomic DNA from Chitinivorax tropicus:
GGAGAAGCAACGCGAGCAGTCCCGTGAAAGCAATGTATTCAAGATGGCAGGCCGTGTCAGCTATGAAGGCAGTGACACCTGCTTTGAGGGTTACCTGAAGAGCAGTGTCGATGCCAAAGTATTGGCACTGTACAAGCAGGGCGAGCCGGTCGAGCAATTGTCGGTCGGTGATGAGGGCATCGTGGTGCTCGACAACACACCTTTCTATGCCGAGGGTGGTGGTCAGGTCGGGGATGTGGGAGAGATTTCCGCAACCGGTGGGTTGGATGCGTTGTTTGATGTGGCGGACACCCAGAAAGTCAAAGCCACCGTGTTCGGCCACCATGGCCGTTTGACGCGCGGTGCGTTGAAGGTTGGGGAGGCCGTGCAGGCTACCATTGATCTGCACAAGCGACTGGCAACTGCGCGCAACCACTCAGCGACCCACCTGTTGCACGCAGCATTGCGAGAGGTATTGGGCAAGCATGTGGCGCAGAAGGGTTCGTTGGTGAACCATGAGCGTACCCGTTTCGACTTTGCCCATACGCAGGCGGTAACGCCGGCTGAAATCGCCAAAATCGAAGCAGTGGTCAACCATGTCGTGGCGGCGAATTACGACGTGACCGCGTCATTGATGTCCTACGATGATGCGATTCGTACCGGCGCCATGGCGTTGTTTGGTGAAAAGTATGGCGACGAAGTGCGCGTGCTGAAGATGGGCAACTTCTCGACTGAGTTGTGTGGTGGCACGCATGTGCATCGCACTGGCGATATCGGCTTCTTCAAGATCGTGGCCGAGGGCGGCGTGGCAGCAGGGGTGCGGCGGATTGAAGCGGTGACGGGTGAGGGTGCACTGGCTTATGTCCAGGCGCAGGAGTCTCAGATCAAGGAGGCCGCCGCATTGTTGAAGGCTCAACCAGCCGAATTGCTGGGTAAGATTGGTCAGATACAAGAGAGTGTCAAATCACTGGAGAAGGAGCTGGCCAAGCTGAAAGGCAAGCTGGCATCCAGCCAGGGCGATGAGCTGGTAGCGCAGGCCAAGGATATCCAGGGGCTGAAAGTGCTGGCAGCCAATATCGAGGGGGCCGACAACAATACCCTGCGTGAGATGATGGATAAGCTCAAGGACAAACTGGGCTCTGCTGCCATTGTGCTGTCCACCGTCAACGATGGCAAAGTCGCCTTGGTGGCAGGGGTGACGGCAGATGCCACCAGCAAGGTCAAGGCGGGTGAGCTGGTCAATTTTGTTGCCCAGCAGGTCGGCGGCAAGGGCGGAGGTCGCCCCGATATGGCGCAAGCTGGCGGCACCCAGCCAAGCGGGCTGCCTGCGGCCCTGGCAGGGGTGGCGGACTGGATTGCAGGTAAGCTGTAAATCATTGAAAGAAGAGAAAATGGCTGGCGGAAGCTGGCCATTTTTTTTGATGGCCGCGGTCTCGTCGCTCAGGCTTTGTTGCCGCTTTGCATGATCTGGCGCGGGTTGTAACGTCGTGCCTACATAACCGCCCTAATACTATTTGCGTCAAAGCGTATTTTTGGTGATAACAATAGCGTTCTCGATGTTAAAGTAACGTTGTCATGCCATTTTGCTATTCCATTTGATGAGGACACGTTGAATCGTCCCGACCAACTCAATTCACGAGTCGTAACCGTTGTATTCGGTTTGCTGGTGCTGTTCTTCTTTGCCGCACTGTCCGGCTGGATCTATCTGTCGATGGATATCATGCGGACCACGCGTGAGACAGATGGCCTTGCTGGTTTGCCCAATCTGATCTCTGCTGCTGCGGGTTTCACCATCGCAGGGGTGTTGTTGCTACTGCTGTCTTTCCGGCTGCGCCGCACCGGCTACACCCTTCGGCAGCGGGACGCCGAGTTACGTGCAGTCTTCGATTTTTCAAGCAATGCCATCGCGGTATTGATCGATGGGAAAGTGGATCGCGCCAATCCAGCGTTTCTCCAGATATTCGGCTTCAGTCAAGTGGATGAGCCCTTGGGCAGGTCTTTTGCAACACTACTGGCTGAATCGGATCGAAGCGTCCTACATACCTATATGCAATCCATCTTCAACGGCACAATGGCCTCGACACCCTTGGTGGTGGCGGCGTACAGACGTGATGGGCAGCCGTTTCAAGCGCAGTTGCATGCCAAGCGATTGCCAGGGATGGATGCAAGCGGGGTGTTGATCTGGGTGAGCGATATCACCGAGCGACTTGAATATGAGGCCCAATTACAACGATCTGCGGCCTATTATCAAGCCTTGTTCGATGATAACCCACACATGATGTGTGTATATGAGCGCAAGTCGAACCGCATCCTGGCCATCAATCATGCCATGTTGAAGCGCTATGGCTACCATGCCAGCGAGCTGGTCTCCAGCACATTGGATCAGGTGATCGTTGAGCATATGCTGCCCAATCTGCACAAGATCCAGGCATCGGAATCCACGGACGGCGTCGCATTGGGCATTTGGGAGACACGCAGCAAGTCGGGTGAGCTGATTCTGGTGGATGTCTTCAGCCATGCTGTGGAATACGGCGAATCGCCGGCCAGGCTGATCATTGCTGATGATGTGACGGAAAAGGTTCATGCCCAGCATCAGCTGGACATCAGTACCGCACGACTGAGCCGATTGTTTGCTTCCAATTTATTGGGTATTGCCTTTGTGTCGGCCAATGGTTTTCTGACGGAGGCAAACGACACGTTTCTGGAGTTGGCGGACCGTCAGCGCACTATGCTCACAGAAGACGGTATTGCCTGGCAGGACGTGTTACAGAGCGTACAGACGGCGTGGGAAGATACGATTGACGCAAAGGGGCATTCCCGCCCTTTCGAAGCCCATCTCAAGCACCGGGATGGCAGCGAGCATGCCGTGCTTGCCGGGCGCGCGGCGCTGCCCAATGGTGAAAGCATTCTGTTCATTGTGGACATTGCGGATCTGAAGCAGGCCCAGGCTGCGTTGAATGAGAGCGAACAACTGTACCGGCGCCTGTTTGATACTGCACCCGTGTCATTGTGGGAAGAAGACTTTTCAGAGGCATTGGGCTACTTGCGAACAGTGCTCAAGCAGCACCCGCACACCGCCGCCGAGGCGCTGCTGGATGACCCGCAGGTTCGGCAGGCATTTGTCGAGCGCATCAAGTTGCACAATGTCAACCAGACCGCACTGGATGTGTTCGGCGCACAAACCAAGCATGCATTGCTCGACCATTTCCGGCAGATTCTGACTGAGGAGGCCAAGCACGATCTCGCCAGAATCGGCTGTGCGATCTTGCGCAACGAAACCGCCACCTATACCGAGACGGAATACCGCGCCTTGGATGGCCGCCGTATCCAGGTGGGGATCAGCTGGGGCCTTGGTCAGACAGGCGCGCAAAGCCATGTTCTGGCGGCCATCAACGATATCACCGCAACCAAGCAGGCCACCGAGCAGCTCAGCAAGCTGTCCCTGGCGGTGGAGCAGAGCGGCAACATGGTCATCATCACCGATGCGCAAGGTGAGATCGAATACGTCAACCCCAAATTCTGCCTGACCAGCGGCTTTGCCGTAGATGACGTGGTGGGCAAGAACCTGCAGACGCTGGATACGGAACAAGGCTCGCACGAAGCATTCCAGGGTATGTTGCGGGACATGCTGGGCGGCAGGGAATGGCATGGCGAGATCAACTACCGTCGTAAAAACGGCGAACAGTATTGGTGCCTGCAGACCCTGGCACCGGTGCGCAATGCATCGGGGCGGATAACGCACTTTGTGGTGGTGGCAGAAGACATCAGCGAGCGGAAATTTGCAGAAAGCACCATCCGGCATCTGGCATTCTATGATGCCTTGACTGAGCTGCCCAACCGGCGATTGTTCCGTGATCGGCTGGAGTTGTTGGCCACGGCCAATGAGCGGGAAGGTGCGTCATTTGGCGTGCTGTATATGGATCTGGATCGTTTCAAGACGGTCAATGACACCTTGGGGCACGGCATTGGCGATCAGCTCCTGCAAGATGTCGCCCGGCACATGCAACAAGTATTGCGGCGTGGCGATACCCTTGCCCGGCTTGGTGGGGACGAATTCGCATTGATTGTGCCAGACACACCCAGTGCCGATTTTCTCTCGCACATTGCGGAGAAACTCCAAAACGCCATCCGTAAACCAATCGAAATCGACGGCCATCATCTCTTTGTCGGCGTCAGCATTGGCATCGCTATGTTCCCGAATGATGCCTCAGACGTAGACACCTTGCTGCGTAATGCCGATGTGGCCCTGTATCGCGCCAAAGAGCTGGGCCGCGATAATTTCCAGTTCTATCACCCGGAGATGAATGCGCGTGCGATGGAGCGCCTGGTGCTGGAGGCACGCCTACGCGGGGCGATTGATCGCAATGAATTCATCGTCTATTACCAGCCGCAGGTCAATCTGGATACGAGGCAGATTGTCGGGCTGGAGGCATTGGTGCGCTGGCAGTCACCCGAGTTGGGGCTGGTTTCACCAGCTGAATTCATCCCTCTTGCAGAAGAAACCGGCATGATCGTGCCCATTGGCGAATGGGTACTGCGTACTGCCTGCCAGCAGATGCGGCAATGGCAGTTGGCTGGCATTACCCCGGTTTGCGTGGCGGTCAACCTGTCCGCCCGTCAGTTCCACCTGAAAGACGTCGATAGCGTGATCATGGAAACGCTACGGGAAACAGGTCTATGTCCATCGCTGCTCGATATCGAAATCACGGAAAGCACAGCCATTCAAAAGCCTGACGAAACGCGGCTGACCTTGGAGCGGATGAAAAGCGTCGGGATCAATATCTCGATGGATGATTTCGGAACGGGCTATTCCAGCCTGAGCTATCTGAAGCGTTACCCACTGGATACCCTGAAGATCGACGGCTCGTTTGTACGTGATATCAACGCCAGTGATGATGACCCCGGCCTGGTCGATGCGATCATCGCCATGACTCGCAGCCTGAACATCCAGGTACTGGCGGAAGGTGTGGAGACAGAGGAGCAGGGGCGCTTCCTGGCACGGCTGGGGTGTCGGGTGGCACAAGGTTATCTATTCGGCAGACCGCTGCCTGCAGAGGAGATCGAGCCCTTGCTGCGACGTGGCTAT
This window encodes:
- the alaS gene encoding alanine--tRNA ligase gives rise to the protein MKSAEIRQKFLDFFASKGHQVVSSSSLVPGDDPTLLFTNAGMNQFKDVFLGLDKRSYTRAATSQKCVRAGGKHNDLENVGYTARHHTFFEMLGNFSFGDYFKRDAIAYAWEFLTSPQWLNLPKEKLWVTVYATDDEAYDIWHKEVGIPAERMVRIGDNKGAPYASDNFWTMGDTGPCGPCTEIFYDHGADIWGGPPGSAEEDGDRYIEIWNNVFMQFNRDESGTLHPLPKPSVDTGMGLERISAVLQHVHSNYEIDLFQSLIDAAQRATGAADRNSPSLNVIADHIRACSFLVADGVMPSNDGRGYVLRRIIRRAIRHGYKLGQKGLFFHKLVPTLVEVMGDAYPELKAEQERIAAALKLEEEQFAKTLENGMGLLESALADGSKTLAGEVAFKLYDTFGFPVDLTNDICREREVVVDMAGFEREMEKQREQSRESNVFKMAGRVSYEGSDTCFEGYLKSSVDAKVLALYKQGEPVEQLSVGDEGIVVLDNTPFYAEGGGQVGDVGEISATGGLDALFDVADTQKVKATVFGHHGRLTRGALKVGEAVQATIDLHKRLATARNHSATHLLHAALREVLGKHVAQKGSLVNHERTRFDFAHTQAVTPAEIAKIEAVVNHVVAANYDVTASLMSYDDAIRTGAMALFGEKYGDEVRVLKMGNFSTELCGGTHVHRTGDIGFFKIVAEGGVAAGVRRIEAVTGEGALAYVQAQESQIKEAAALLKAQPAELLGKIGQIQESVKSLEKELAKLKGKLASSQGDELVAQAKDIQGLKVLAANIEGADNNTLREMMDKLKDKLGSAAIVLSTVNDGKVALVAGVTADATSKVKAGELVNFVAQQVGGKGGGRPDMAQAGGTQPSGLPAALAGVADWIAGKL
- a CDS encoding sensor domain-containing protein, with protein sequence MNRPDQLNSRVVTVVFGLLVLFFFAALSGWIYLSMDIMRTTRETDGLAGLPNLISAAAGFTIAGVLLLLLSFRLRRTGYTLRQRDAELRAVFDFSSNAIAVLIDGKVDRANPAFLQIFGFSQVDEPLGRSFATLLAESDRSVLHTYMQSIFNGTMASTPLVVAAYRRDGQPFQAQLHAKRLPGMDASGVLIWVSDITERLEYEAQLQRSAAYYQALFDDNPHMMCVYERKSNRILAINHAMLKRYGYHASELVSSTLDQVIVEHMLPNLHKIQASESTDGVALGIWETRSKSGELILVDVFSHAVEYGESPARLIIADDVTEKVHAQHQLDISTARLSRLFASNLLGIAFVSANGFLTEANDTFLELADRQRTMLTEDGIAWQDVLQSVQTAWEDTIDAKGHSRPFEAHLKHRDGSEHAVLAGRAALPNGESILFIVDIADLKQAQAALNESEQLYRRLFDTAPVSLWEEDFSEALGYLRTVLKQHPHTAAEALLDDPQVRQAFVERIKLHNVNQTALDVFGAQTKHALLDHFRQILTEEAKHDLARIGCAILRNETATYTETEYRALDGRRIQVGISWGLGQTGAQSHVLAAINDITATKQATEQLSKLSLAVEQSGNMVIITDAQGEIEYVNPKFCLTSGFAVDDVVGKNLQTLDTEQGSHEAFQGMLRDMLGGREWHGEINYRRKNGEQYWCLQTLAPVRNASGRITHFVVVAEDISERKFAESTIRHLAFYDALTELPNRRLFRDRLELLATANEREGASFGVLYMDLDRFKTVNDTLGHGIGDQLLQDVARHMQQVLRRGDTLARLGGDEFALIVPDTPSADFLSHIAEKLQNAIRKPIEIDGHHLFVGVSIGIAMFPNDASDVDTLLRNADVALYRAKELGRDNFQFYHPEMNARAMERLVLEARLRGAIDRNEFIVYYQPQVNLDTRQIVGLEALVRWQSPELGLVSPAEFIPLAEETGMIVPIGEWVLRTACQQMRQWQLAGITPVCVAVNLSARQFHLKDVDSVIMETLRETGLCPSLLDIEITESTAIQKPDETRLTLERMKSVGINISMDDFGTGYSSLSYLKRYPLDTLKIDGSFVRDINASDDDPGLVDAIIAMTRSLNIQVLAEGVETEEQGRFLARLGCRVAQGYLFGRPLPAEEIEPLLRRGYV